In Amycolatopsis sp. FBCC-B4732, the genomic stretch TAGAGCAACTCTGTGTCACAGGACACGACAGCAGTGAGTAACGACCGAATGGCCTAATGCACTTGCAGGCTACCGTGCACGGTGCTGCAGGCCGCTCCACAGCACGTCCATAGCGTATTCGGTGGCCGTCTCGGGGTTCACCTCATCGTGTTTCTCGCACCAGATCGCGAGCCGTTCGCACGCCCCGACCACGAATTCCGCGGCCGCTTCGGCCCGCAGGTCGTCGCCGCTGTCGAAGTAGCCGCTCATCAACGCGGCGATTAGGTCGGTCTGCTGGCGGCGGGTCTCCTCGACCTCGTCCGCGGCCGGCGTGCCGATCAGCGCCATTTCGTGGCGCAGCAGCGACCACGCCTGGCGCCGCTCGCGGATGAAGACGAAGAAGGCGAGCAGGCCGCGGCGCAGCGCGTCCTCGGCCGTCGCCGCGCCGACCGTCGCCTGCTCGGTGACCTCGCGCAGGATCGACCGCGACTCGCGGATGCAGGCCAGCAGCAGGCCTTCCTTCGAGTTGAAGTACTCGTAGAGCATCGG encodes the following:
- a CDS encoding TetR/AcrR family transcriptional regulator: MTTAKRKRMPRAERMRQMVEVAEEVFAARGYAAASMDEIAELVGVSKPMLYEYFNSKEGLLLACIRESRSILREVTEQATVGAATAEDALRRGLLAFFVFIRERRQAWSLLRHEMALIGTPAADEVEETRRQQTDLIAALMSGYFDSGDDLRAEAAAEFVVGACERLAIWCEKHDEVNPETATEYAMDVLWSGLQHRAR